From a region of the Prosthecobacter sp. SYSU 5D2 genome:
- a CDS encoding AMP-binding protein, giving the protein MTPPVFDDWHSPANHIAVNPSQPDAATGLADFLTSQSLTHLCLFQTSGSTGTPKWVALTKSAFLISAQAVNTHFEVTTDDHWLIALPLHHVGGFSILARAHLSHSRVTQTTAKWQPQDFATLCEKERITLVSLVPAQVHDLVQARIPCPDTLRAAIIGGGAMSQSLADSALALGWRVFQTYGMTEAASQIATQPYNPFGPVFDVQSLEVLPHWQVSTSDSPLNSCLDPSLDALDRPLDPNLDKGSPLILSGPALSPGYALRTADGTWHWDPIPPTGLVTRDLVRLWNHGTHQFLQFTGRDSGYIKILGELIHLAPLQEQIETLARQQGWPTPPGRVGGGGRRTWWFLSRLWKEVASLGFTRAGVSRPDRAL; this is encoded by the coding sequence ATGACCCCTCCCGTGTTTGACGACTGGCACAGCCCCGCCAACCACATCGCGGTGAATCCCTCCCAGCCGGACGCCGCCACCGGCCTCGCCGACTTTCTCACCTCCCAGTCCCTCACCCATCTCTGCCTCTTCCAGACCTCCGGCAGCACCGGCACCCCCAAATGGGTCGCCCTCACCAAAAGTGCGTTCTTGATCTCCGCCCAGGCCGTCAACACCCACTTCGAGGTCACCACTGACGACCACTGGCTCATCGCCCTCCCCCTTCATCACGTCGGCGGCTTCTCCATCCTCGCCCGCGCCCACCTCAGCCACAGCCGCGTCACTCAGACCACCGCCAAATGGCAGCCGCAGGATTTCGCCACCCTGTGTGAAAAAGAGCGCATCACCCTCGTCTCCCTCGTCCCAGCCCAGGTGCACGATCTCGTCCAGGCCCGCATCCCCTGTCCGGACACCCTCCGCGCCGCCATCATCGGCGGCGGTGCCATGTCCCAGTCCCTCGCCGATTCCGCCCTCGCCCTCGGCTGGCGCGTCTTCCAGACCTACGGCATGACCGAGGCCGCCTCCCAGATCGCCACCCAGCCCTACAACCCCTTCGGCCCCGTCTTCGACGTCCAATCCCTCGAAGTCCTCCCCCACTGGCAAGTCAGCACCTCTGACTCCCCTCTGAACTCTTGTCTTGACCCTAGCCTTGACGCTCTTGACCGGCCCCTTGACCCCAATCTTGACAAAGGTTCCCCCCTCATCCTCTCCGGCCCCGCCCTCTCCCCCGGCTACGCCCTCCGCACTGCCGATGGCACCTGGCACTGGGACCCCATCCCCCCCACCGGCCTCGTTACTCGGGATCTCGTCCGCCTTTGGAACCACGGCACCCACCAGTTCCTCCAGTTCACTGGCCGCGATTCCGGCTACATCAAGATCCTCGGCGAGCTCATCCACCTCGCCCCCCTCCAGGAGCAAATCGAGACCCTCGCCCGCCAACAAGGCTGGCCCACCCCCCCCGGCCGGGTGGGGGGGGGGGGGCGGCGTACTTGGTGGTTTTTGTCACGACTCTGGAAGGAGGTGGCAAGTCTGGGGTTCACGCGGGCCGGGGTGTCTCGCCCTGACAGGGCTCTTTGA
- the menA gene encoding 1,4-dihydroxy-2-naphthoate octaprenyltransferase, producing the protein MLFEWIAAARPKTLGAAIAPVVVGSVLGWKISGQWSTWLLLCTLASALALQIATNWFNDVLDFMKGADTHARLGPRRITASGVMSPRAVFTAAWFMLALAALLSVPLIQARGVAIIVIGIPSLYFCYGYTGGPMPLAYRGLGELFVILFFGFVAVTGSAFVQSGEWLEGGLIAGFQVGCLSTVLIAINNLRDQAEDRSTGKRTLAVRFGITFARLEITALILLAHLAGLYWWQHDFPRAFTVPLATVPVGLFLILRIWTQPPGPSYNRLLALSGMQLLLFAALFCWGVSRTHLTPL; encoded by the coding sequence ATGCTCTTTGAATGGATCGCCGCCGCCCGCCCGAAAACCCTCGGTGCGGCCATTGCCCCCGTGGTCGTCGGCTCCGTCCTGGGCTGGAAAATCAGCGGCCAATGGAGCACCTGGCTCCTCCTCTGCACGTTGGCGAGCGCCCTCGCCCTGCAAATCGCCACCAACTGGTTCAATGACGTTCTGGACTTCATGAAAGGCGCGGATACCCACGCCCGCCTCGGCCCCCGCCGCATCACCGCCTCCGGCGTCATGTCCCCCCGCGCCGTCTTCACCGCCGCCTGGTTCATGCTCGCCCTTGCCGCCCTCCTTTCCGTCCCCCTCATCCAGGCACGCGGCGTCGCCATCATCGTCATCGGCATTCCTTCCCTCTACTTCTGCTACGGCTACACCGGCGGCCCCATGCCCCTCGCGTATCGCGGCCTGGGCGAGCTTTTTGTCATCCTCTTCTTCGGCTTCGTCGCCGTCACCGGCTCCGCCTTCGTCCAGTCCGGCGAGTGGCTGGAAGGCGGCCTCATCGCCGGTTTCCAGGTTGGCTGCCTCTCCACCGTCCTCATCGCCATCAATAACCTCCGTGACCAGGCCGAAGACCGCAGCACGGGCAAACGCACGTTGGCCGTCCGCTTCGGCATCACCTTCGCCCGGCTGGAGATCACCGCCCTCATCCTTCTCGCCCACCTCGCCGGTCTTTACTGGTGGCAGCATGACTTCCCCCGCGCCTTCACCGTCCCCCTCGCCACCGTCCCCGTCGGCCTCTTCCTCATCCTCCGCATCTGGACCCAGCCCCCCGGCCCGTCATACAACCGCCTCCTCGCTCTCAGCGGCATGCAGTTACTCTTGTTCGCCGCCTTGTTCTGCTGGGGCGTATCCAGGACACACCTCACCCCCTTGTGA